In Lacinutrix sp. Bg11-31, the DNA window AAAAGAACAAAACAAATACTATTAGTTTAGATGCGATTTTCATAATTGATTTTTATAATTAAAGGATTCATAAGCACCACCAATTGCAATACGAAAGCCATAAAAATAATCTGGATGATAAGGATTGTCTCTGCTAAAATGAAGTATATCTTGTACATCCCAAACATTCACATCGTAAGCCGAAACATAGGCAGAAAAATTATGATTAAAACTATGCACTGCTAATTTCCACTGCTGCTGATTAAACCCAAATACATCCTTGTTTTTATATGGAATATGATCTAATTGTAGTTTGTCGCTAGCATCGAAAGCTAATGGTTGCCAACCTGTAAACTTATGAAAACTTAATTCTATTAAATTAATATAAGTCTGTGTTTTTAAATGCGCGGAAAGTACAAAACCACCTGTATAATAGCGATCCTTGCCATCTCCTAATAAGTTTAAAACTGGTCCACCATCATTATAATATGATATTTGTGCAGTTCTAGCAACATTTAAATTAAAGAAACCTACCATTTGTGCTTCACGATTTTTATCTGGATTTAGAATTAAATTTAAACCAAAAGAAAGAGAGTGTTTAAAAGTGTTTTGTAATGGATTTGCAGTGAAATCCGCAAAATGATATAAAGTTACTAACCTATCCTCTAGCCTATTTATTTCAGTAATATTTTTGCCTCCAACAGTAAAAGTAGCATCTGCAAAAAAGTCTAAAAAAACACTGTTTTTATATTCTTTATCTAACTGGCTGCCTAAAATGCCACGATTGTAAACCATAATACCTAAATGTGTTGTTGGTAAAGCTCCAAATCCATTATTATTAACAGCAAGGTATTGTCCAATACCACCAGCTGCACTAGCTCTAAATTTTAAATGATAACCATTTTGAATTTCGGCAGTAAGCGTCACACCAAAACCTAACCGTAAATTATCTATGGTATTGTTTTGTGCATTGTTTATTTGAATGCCAAAAGCTATAAAAAGAAAAGTAATATATTTCATATTAAACAATTAAATCATCTTCCTTTTGAGCCAAATATGTCTTACTAAAATACTTACGCAAAAAAGCATCTGTATTATTATAAAACACTTTATCTATAGCTTCTACCCAAGGTTGACCAGACATTAAATCATCAATTTCACCTAGTGAATACTGTGTTTCACTTGGTAAATTAATAACATTATAACCTTTATAATCTGGCATTACATAATTGTTTAAAGCTTCAGATATTTTTGCTCTAAAAGCAGGTAAATCTGCAGATGTACTATAATGATCGAATGGATCCACAATACCATCATTATCTGTACCTAAACAAATAGTCTTCCACGCTTCTACTTCATCAATTTTAGAGGTTGCTCGTGTTTTATTTACTTTTCTAATATAAGCAAGATTAACCTTCACTATATGAAACACATTAGTAAGAAACATCTGTACATGCAGTTTCTTAGTGGTTTCTTCTCCTGCTTTTTTTAATAGTTTTCTAAATTTATTACCTGGCATCCTTCCATCGTGCATGCAAACACCAATTAGGCCATCGGATTTAAATATGGCTACAATATCTTCATCTGTTAAATTAATATCCCAAAGACTAACGTAAGAGTTTTTATCGAGGTTAAAACTATCTTTTTCAGCTAAGGCTTTTTCTAATGTTGGAATACCACTTATTGCTGTATGACTACTAATAATTGGCACATTATCTTGTAAAGCATCACTATATTCTCGCATATTAGCCAATAATTCATAATAACTCTGGCGCGATTTAACAGACATGTGTTTAACATCTATTAATATACGTTGACCATTATCACGAGAAAGTAAATGCTCTATGATTAATAGCATTCCAAAACTCGAAATCCCCAAATCTTGACCTAAACTTTGGTCAAAAATATCTGCAAAACCAGGATCAAACGTTCCTTTTGCATCCATAAAACTTTTAGCATGACCAAGTAGTAAATTATTAAAATGATGTGCATACGTTATAAAAAACGGAGGATATTCTTCTTTCTTTATCGCTTCTATATTTTTAATAAATGAAAGCTTTAGTTTATTCTGTCTTTCAGGAGGTAAATTTTCAATTTTGGCGGTTTCAAATAAATCTTTCTTATTATAAACACCTAATGCATGCATACCTTCTATCGTCATAATACCACAAACAGTACTATCAGACTGCATTTCTAAAAAATGCTCGTAGTTTTTTACAAGATTAAATTTTGGCTGCTTGCCATGAATGGTTTTGTTTGAAGTGCTTCCGCTTGCGTTCAATAAATATTGATATTCAATAATATAGTCACTAAAATAATCGATGGTATCAATGCGGTCATCGTGAATAGGATCTATTAGCCGACTTGCTGTTTTAATAGAAATTCCAGAAAGTAGAGACACAATTTTCTTATCAATTGCAATAGCACGTGAATTGGTTTTCTTTTTAAAAATGAGACCTAATATAAACCGATGAACACCACTACTCTTTTTAAATGGTCTGGTTGGCTTTAAAAATGGTTTCTCTATTGGGTAAACAGAACAGAATACTAAACGATTATGGCCTTCAAAACAACTATCTAGATTGGACTGCGAATATGTTGCCATTTTCTTGAGTACAATGTTAATAATCCATTTTCTAACACTTATTCCTTTAAAATAATCTTTCGGTTTCTTGTTTTCAAAGCGATCCCAAATGGTTTTTATGTCTATTGTATTACCATGCGGTTTTAAACTAGGATGGTTGTGTAAATCGGAAATTGGTTTGTTATCCATTGATAATAAATTAATTATAGCATTGAAGATTAAAAATACGAAAAAGATAATAACTGAATCATTCTCTCTCTAATAGATTAAATTCATAAATTTTGGTTAAAAAGGAACTCTGTATTAGAGTTTTTTGTATATTTAAGTACAACTTAAAACATTAATATATGACAGTGAACTATGAATACGATGGTGTAACAGCTAGCCCAGAATTAGAAACTTACGTAAAAGGAAAAATAGATAAATTATTTAGTAAATATGAATTTATAGTACGTGCAGACGTTTTTTTTAAGACAGAAAACACTTCAACTAGAAATTCTAAAATGAAAACATCAATTAGACTTAGTGCTCCTGGGCCAAGATTGTTTGCAGACACTACAAGTGATTCTTTTCACAAAAGTGCATCAGAAGTTATTTCAGCGCTTGAGAGACAACTAGAAAAACGAAAAGGTGTAATGCAAACGCATTAGAAAATATAATACATTGAATTAAAGCTGCTCTATCGAGTGGCTTTTTTTTGTTTAAGAATTTCACGATTTATAACTTTAAAAGGTAGTAGTGTTAACTCCTCTTTCTTCTAATTTTTTTTAAGAAAATAAGAATTCATTCTCCTCTTAAAATAAACTGGAGAGCCACAAACAAATAGTATTATGTATTAACAAAATTTAATTACAATAGTTAGGCAAAAAAATGGTGTAGCTTGTTTAATATTTAGCTCCTTCCTTTAGTTAAAGGAAGGTGGATTTTACTTCAGTAAAATTTGGATGGTTTGAAGAAAAGCGCAAAGCAGCTTTCTAAAAGCAAGAATAAAAACTTAATATCTCATTTTAGAGATTAACAAGGGTATTCAAATCTCAACGTTTAATGTTTAGAAAATACTAATTAACCTTCAAAACGATAATAACCACACTTTAAATAAGCACCTTCGAGAAAACCAATAGGATGATCGCTATCATGATATGTTTTTAAGATACATTCCGACGTTCTACTGCTTTCATTTAAAACATGAGTATTAATATCGAAAAAAACATCGGCTAACACTCGCGAAGAACACGATGCTAAAACCAACAAGCCTTTTTTAGCAGTAAGCTTTACTCCTAATTGTGCTAATTGTGCATATTTTTTTTTCGCTAATTCTATTTCACTTTGTTGTTTTGCAAAACTTGGAGGATCTATAATAACAACATCAAAGGTTTGCTTGTTTTTAATCATTTGCTTCATAGCAGCAAATGCATCGTCTGCAATGGTTTTGTGCGTTCCAGAATACGGATTTAACTTTCCGTTTAAAACGGCAATTTCCAAGGCTTGCTTACTAATATCTAAACTAGTAACCTCTTTTGCTCCATTTGCAAGTGCATGAACCGAAAATCCGCCAGCATAACTAAACACATCTAAAACCGTTTTTCCTTTACTCCACTCGCCTACTTGCTTTCTATTGGCTCTATGATCTAAAAAGTAACCTGTTTTATGACCTTTAATAACATTTGCCGAGAAATTAACATCATGCTCTACAAATTCAACAACTTCATTTTCTAAAACACCATAAACGACCTCGCCATTTTGGAGGTTGTGTAATTTAGATTGTTCCATGCTTCTACTAAGTCTAATCACTATCGTTTTAACCTTAGAAACAGCTTGTAAGCTTTCTAAAATATATTCTAAATACGGAAGCCATATTTCAGAATATATCTTAACCACTAATACATGTGCATAAACATCTGCAATTAGTCCTGGAAAACCATCGTTTTCACCAAATAACAATCGGTAACTGTTAGTATTTGTTTGTAGTAAAGATTGGCGTTTAGCAAAGGCTTCTTCAATTTTAGTATTGAAAAACTCAGCATTTATAGTTGCACCAGTATTTCCACTATGTAACATTTTTATACGAATAGGTGAATTACCATCATACAAACCAAGACCAATAACTTTATTTTTATTTTTTCCGAAGATAATAGCCAAATCTCCACTTTTGGCATCGTCGTTAATTTTAGTAATGTTATCACTAAACAACCAAGGATGACCTTGTAGCACAAATCGTTCTCCATTAGCGTTTAGCTTGGTTGCTAATCGTTTAGGCGTGTAACTTGAAGTAATACTTTTAGTGAACTGAGACATGATAATTATAGCGTAAGTTCCTTAATTTTAATACCTAAAGTCTTTTCTACGTCTACTATTTTATTAAGTTCGCTTGGTAGTATTAACGCAATAGATTGTCCTTTTTTTCCTGCTCTTGCAGTACGTCCACTTCTATGTGTGTAGTATTCTATATGTTCTGGTAATTGATGGTGGATAATAAAAGCCAAGTTATTAACGTCTATTCCACGAGCAGAAACATCTGTAGATATTAATATTTGTAAATTAGTATTCTTAAACGCTCTCATTACTTTATCGCGTTCTTTCTGCGTCATATCACCTTCTAGAGCATCGACATTAAAACCTTCCTTTTGTAATTGTTGTTTTAAAGATTGCGTTCCTGCTTTTGTTCTACAAAAAATAATACCACGTTCTTCTTCTCTATCTTCTAACAAACGCATAACAGTATGTGCTTTATCTACAATAGAAGATTTTACATAATGATGAGAAATGTTAGCGTTTACAATACTCTCACGGTCTATTTCTACACGAGCAGCATCTTTAGAGATGTAACGAGAAACTATATTTTTTAATTCATCTGGCATTGTTGCAGAAAATAACCACGTATTACGAGCACTTTTTGTAGTCGCATCTAAAATGGTATTTAAATCTTTTTTAAAACCCATACTTAGCATTTCATCTGCTTCGTCTAAAATTAGGGTATTAATATGTGTTAAATCTATTATGTTTCTGTCTAACAAATCTACTAAACGACCAGGAGTTGCAACAATAATGTGCGTTGGTCGCTGTAAGTTACTAATTTGGATGTCTATTTTTTCACCACCATAAACACCTTCTACAAAGATTTTTTTGGTGTTATATTTCGTGAATTTAAAAAGTTGTTTTTTAATTTGCTGAACCAATTCTCGTGTTGGAGCAATAATTAAACCTTGAACAGCTCTTTTGCTAGGATCTACTTTATGTAAAGCAGGTAGGCCATAAGCAGCAGTTTTTCCAGTTCCAGTTTGCGCTAAGCCAATAAAATCTTTTTTAGATTTAATTAGTATTGGTATTGCTTGTTCTTGAATATCTGTAGGTGTTTTAATTCCTAATTCTTTAAGCGATTTTACGTAGTCGTTATGTATTCCTAGGTCTTTAAATGTACTCATTAATGTTTGTTTTTGTCTGGTCGAGCGCAGTCGAGACCTTATTAAGTATCAAATAAAAACGTCTCGACTGCGCTCGACGAGACATAGTGTAAATAATTATATTCCAGTAAATACTATCTACCAAAAACTATTAAATGCTTGCTTTATTCTTCTACTGGTGGAAATCCATGAATTTCCTCGTAAACTTCATCAAAATTAGTACGTAAATAAGCGTTTAATTTCTTTTTATAATCGTCTTTTAACCATTCTACAAAATTAAAAGTACTTTTACTAATGCACTTAGTGTAACGTTGTATGCGGTAATCTATATCGTCTTTTAGCATTTTTGCCAAACCTAAAGCATCCCATACATCTTCACTATTCTCAATACAAATTCTTGCGTGATGCGCAATAGAACGTTCTAAAATTACCTTAGACGAATCTCCTTCTCTTACAGATTGAATGTACATGGCTTTTATATTGAAATAAACATCTTCAGACTTTGCAAACTCTGCACGAAGTTCGTCTGGCATTTCATATCTAAAATTTTCTTCTAAATCTTCATCACTTAAAATACCATCAAGATAAAAATTAGGAGATCTAAATATTTTATGCCAATCTAAGTCGCTTCCCCAAGGTCCAAAACGGTGAAGGTTGTTTCCTAAATCTATAACAGTAAATTTATTTTTACTTTTTAAAATACGCGATCCACGACCAATCATTTGGTAGTATAAAGTTAACGATTTTGTGGCTCTATTTAAAATAATACAATCTACTGTTGGCTCATCGAAACCTGTTGTTAAAATACTTACCGAAGTTAATATAGCATCTGGTGTTTCTTTAAACCATTTTAAAATGGCTTTACGCTCTTTTTTAGTATTGTTATTATCTAAGTGAGCTACATTGTATCCTGCTCTCCTAAAGGTATCGTAAACATGTAAAGAGGTGTTAATACCATTATTAAATATTAATGTTTTCTTGTTTTTACAACGCTCTTCGTAAGATTGTACAAGCTTGGTAAGCATGTCTGTATTTGTATATAAATCTTCAGAAGATTTTACAGTATAATCACCATTAGCACCAACAATTAAAGAGGTTAAACCTACATTGTAAGAATATACTTCGGCACGTGCTAAAAACTCATTTTCAATTAAAGAATGGATAGTTTCACCAACAATTAACTCGTTATAATTATCCTTCATTGGAAGGTTAATATTACTACTTAAAGGTGTTGCAGTTACTCCTAATATAAAAGATTTCTCAAAAAACTTAAACAGTTTAGTAAACGAGTTATAATGCGCTTCATCAATAATTACTAAACCAATATCACTAATATCTAGTTTATTATCTGTTAAACGATTATTAAGCGTTTCTACCATGGCAACGAAGCAATTAAAATCGCCTTGATCACTTAAATCTGCTTTAGAATCTACAATTTTATTACTTACACCAAATTCAGACAGCATATTAGACGTTTGCTTGCAAAGCTCTATTCTATGTGTCATTACTAACACTT includes these proteins:
- a CDS encoding DEAD/DEAH box helicase encodes the protein MKVTALELEERQEGKSLYSYQKGAIDKIFTCFEDAPEDYHLLYQLPTGGGKTVIFSEIVRQYLKHHKKQVLVMTHRIELCKQTSNMLSEFGVSNKIVDSKADLSDQGDFNCFVAMVETLNNRLTDNKLDISDIGLVIIDEAHYNSFTKLFKFFEKSFILGVTATPLSSNINLPMKDNYNELIVGETIHSLIENEFLARAEVYSYNVGLTSLIVGANGDYTVKSSEDLYTNTDMLTKLVQSYEERCKNKKTLIFNNGINTSLHVYDTFRRAGYNVAHLDNNNTKKERKAILKWFKETPDAILTSVSILTTGFDEPTVDCIILNRATKSLTLYYQMIGRGSRILKSKNKFTVIDLGNNLHRFGPWGSDLDWHKIFRSPNFYLDGILSDEDLEENFRYEMPDELRAEFAKSEDVYFNIKAMYIQSVREGDSSKVILERSIAHHARICIENSEDVWDALGLAKMLKDDIDYRIQRYTKCISKSTFNFVEWLKDDYKKKLNAYLRTNFDEVYEEIHGFPPVEE
- a CDS encoding DEAD/DEAH box helicase: MSTFKDLGIHNDYVKSLKELGIKTPTDIQEQAIPILIKSKKDFIGLAQTGTGKTAAYGLPALHKVDPSKRAVQGLIIAPTRELVQQIKKQLFKFTKYNTKKIFVEGVYGGEKIDIQISNLQRPTHIIVATPGRLVDLLDRNIIDLTHINTLILDEADEMLSMGFKKDLNTILDATTKSARNTWLFSATMPDELKNIVSRYISKDAARVEIDRESIVNANISHHYVKSSIVDKAHTVMRLLEDREEERGIIFCRTKAGTQSLKQQLQKEGFNVDALEGDMTQKERDKVMRAFKNTNLQILISTDVSARGIDVNNLAFIIHHQLPEHIEYYTHRSGRTARAGKKGQSIALILPSELNKIVDVEKTLGIKIKELTL
- the hpf gene encoding ribosome hibernation-promoting factor, HPF/YfiA family is translated as MTVNYEYDGVTASPELETYVKGKIDKLFSKYEFIVRADVFFKTENTSTRNSKMKTSIRLSAPGPRLFADTTSDSFHKSASEVISALERQLEKRKGVMQTH
- a CDS encoding class I SAM-dependent rRNA methyltransferase yields the protein MSQFTKSITSSYTPKRLATKLNANGERFVLQGHPWLFSDNITKINDDAKSGDLAIIFGKNKNKVIGLGLYDGNSPIRIKMLHSGNTGATINAEFFNTKIEEAFAKRQSLLQTNTNSYRLLFGENDGFPGLIADVYAHVLVVKIYSEIWLPYLEYILESLQAVSKVKTIVIRLSRSMEQSKLHNLQNGEVVYGVLENEVVEFVEHDVNFSANVIKGHKTGYFLDHRANRKQVGEWSKGKTVLDVFSYAGGFSVHALANGAKEVTSLDISKQALEIAVLNGKLNPYSGTHKTIADDAFAAMKQMIKNKQTFDVVIIDPPSFAKQQSEIELAKKKYAQLAQLGVKLTAKKGLLVLASCSSRVLADVFFDINTHVLNESSRTSECILKTYHDSDHPIGFLEGAYLKCGYYRFEG